The sequence TCCTAGACAAAGCTCAGCGCTCCTCCTGATATCTGCAAATTATATTATTACATGGAATCATGAACCAGAGACTATAACTAAAAAAATAAACTTTCACTATCATATACTCCTATATCATTTTCTATCACATACATAGAAATAGAGTAATTCAACCTTTTACAGCTGAAAAGAATACCCACAACTTTGATGTATTCTCTCCTCACCTCAATAGGCAAGTGGCATAACGAATGTGACAACACACACACGAATTTCTTACCTTGCTCTCCAGCAAGTTGCTTTTCTTGAGCATCTTCAGGCACTGGAGCACTCTCAAATGACTTTGGTCCCTTCATACTCAAAGATTCAGGCACGTCTTCAGATGCAGGAGTATTTATAATGGCTTTCTTATCCGAAGAATTCATATCATTGTTTGTAGCCTTTACTTCACTTGCAACTTCACCTTCCTTCATATGAGAAGATTGCTCCACGGTGTGCTGCATAGGTTCATCTTTGGAAGCAACAGAATAAGTAGGAGAGGGAACTTTTGGCTGTAAAGGACGAGCTGATTCCATATCTGAGAAGGCAAATCTCCTCTCATCAAAAGAACAAACAAACTCAGAGCATGATTCCCAAAAAAGAATTCATTCATACCTTGGACCTGTACCAGGCTTCCAGCATTTTCGGTGCTACTAGTCGTTGATTCCAATATCCGACTGATTGTTTCTCTGAGAGTTTTATTTGGAAGAAGGTCATCCGCCAATATATTTGTAGCCCCACATATACACATCAGCTTTGTAATTATGTAGTCTCTAATGCCTGACATTGAAATAAAAAACCAGCTAAATGGCACGAGCAGTGAATGAGGAGAAAAAGGAACTTAATGAAAATTGTTACTATATCATCTACCATAAATTTTAGCAAATTGAAAATCGAACACAATAAACTACAATATTGACTGAAAACTGTCTACCAAGAATTGTAGCACAGAAATCAACATGCAAGGACTATGAAACTTACATTTGTCACAGAAACTCCGGAAACAACACTTGCTAGTTAACACAGCATCTTTCATCACCTCTTTACATAATGGGCAACGCAATTCTGGTGGAAGATCACTGACAGGACGAGTGGTAGGTAAACCCTCAATTTCTTTTTCAAATGCAGCCCTGCATAAAATAGcaaatatcataaaataattcTACAATATATTTGttcaacaaaaattgcaaaaataATTTATAAGCTTACTCGTTTGGCTTCAGAACAGCAGCTGCACCACTTGGCAACGCATAGGAGCCATCAGGAGTTGCCATCAACATTGATTTAGGAATTCCAGTTGGAGGTTTCACCCTTTTGATGTCATAGTTAGGGTCTCCATTCGTAGGGCAGTGCTGGATAAAGTGGCCTAAAAAAGAATGTTCACGACATCAGCTTTGAATTGTATTTAGAAATATGCAAGAGGTCACTTGTGAGACAACAGATCTGTGTTATACCAGGCACTTTGCATCTATGACAGACATAGCCTGCTGGGGGTGTCTTACGTTCAAGCATGCCTCGGCCTTCATTTTGCCAGAAAGAATAAATTTCAGGACCCAAGATAATGCAACAAAATGAAGATATAAGTTCACATGCAGTAATTACAATAAACTAAAGTGTCTTCTTTATTGCAAATGTGGTATGTCAGAGAAGATATTAAGAGTATTTCATACATCACAGACTGACCCCCAATTCAAAAGCATATGCATTCTGGAACTAGTAATCAAACCAAACGCTCTTTCAAAGTTAAAAAAGGAATGACAAGCAAAGAGTTACCAAAACCACGACCACCCATCATCCTGCTGCCGCTTCCCCTTCCGAAACCTCTTCCAGAACCATAACCTTCTTGCGTTTGACTACAAAAGCATACCAACTCACTCAAAACACTAACTTATGAAGTACTCATTGCTAGATGACAGAGAAGATGTAATTGAAACTCTATTCTCCTCTGTCCTAATGTATATTGTTCTTTTGCCCCATAACTAttgttaaagcaaaaaaaaaaaaggatgcagCGTATAGGCCTCACCGATTCCAGTCAAGGGCAGGCGTATCAATTAGAGCCTTAATCTTGCTATCCTCGTCGACCATGTTAGCAGGAGAAACATCTAAAACAGGATTACTCGCCTGAGCAGGATTAACTTCAGGAACGGCATACAAATCATTCCCAAACTCATCCCATTCATATTCTTCAGGCTGCAAAATTCAGTAAAAGTGTCATAATCTACCTTGTGATGCCAGAACTTAAAATGGGTCTGCCTGACATCCTCCCATCAACCATGTGAAATAAAATATACTAATTGTAGCCGATAGGTTAAAAAGATGGAACAAAGTGTCCACATAAACCCGCCGGGCAACGACATGCAGAAGtagtcaatcttacatatttggttgtaGATGAATCACCAACCAACATGCTGCTCGATGGTGGAAGATCTTCCACCTTATCCTCAACAACTTTTGTCCTGCAGATTAATAATAGACTTTCTATCTCAGATTCGCACACAGAAAGATGCCTGTTAGTCTTAAAGACTTCATATAAGGCTTCATCCAGAGAAACTTTAAATTTCTAGTATCATTACATCATTGTCACCAGAAAATTTTTCGGATACATTGTATAATAGACGCTAAGATAACAGGCTATTAAATGTTCAAGATTCAAGGTCCAAGATAGTACTCGTCTATTCCGGTAACAATAGGCTTCCGTGGCCGCCCTGGGACCCGACGAATCAAAACCGATGTGTTTTTGGGTATCATAGCTCCTTCGTCTACATATTCTGAAAATGAAAAAGGGAGGAACAGAGGCTATAAAATTTATTCAAGAGATATTAGTTTAACCCTAATTCACCCAGCAACCCCAGAGAATTTATTAACAGATAAACCAATACCGGACACAGACCCACAGATCATGCACCCTTACTACCAAAACATCAATGTTTCTTAAATGAAGATAGCATAACTTTTCCTACTTTATTAGATGCTAATATTCTGAATAAAAGGAATTCCTAGTAACCCGGATTACTACTCTAGAAAAAGAACCAACCTTCATTATTCTGTGCATTAGAGATCATGAGGTCGAAATCCGTGCCCTTTCCAAATAGCTTgatttcaaaaattctttctttCAAATTGGCAAGAGATATGAATTGCCCCTCAATGGGAATAGAATCATAATCTTTGGCACTTTTAAACTTATAATACACAGCCATTATTCTTCACTCTTGTTTTCTCTCTGGTCCAATTTCAAGCAAGATAAACCACAAACAACAGAACTGTTGCCCTAAAAACGAGCCGCAAAGTTATAAAGGCCAAAGAGATAAAATCAGGTCTGATATTGAGCCAGAACAACAGAAATTATAAACTTGTATACAGATGATCTATCTCCTCCCTAATGACTCGGTTGAAGGCCACGCCCTGTTGCTGAATCAAGATACCAATTCCGCAAGCGGGAGCAGGAAAAGACCAAATAATAGCTTCAGGACAACTCCTTTCTTGATCGATCGGGTGGAAGCGCAGTTGAAGCAGCAAAGACCAACGATCGGCAACAAGACGCCCTCAAGAAGTCGATATCGAGGCTCCGCGACGCGCAATTTCGACCGGCCGCTGCAGGGAGACAAGCCTCGTCGAGCGAAAGCCTCTTCGCCCAAAGGGGGTTACCGCTCACCAGAATCTCGCAACGACGGAAGGCGCCCGCCCAGAAGCCGATCGGACCAAAGCTCGACTACCGATCGGAGACAACGATAGAGGCGAGCTTCCCAGTCGGCGCACGGAGACGAATCTCTCGCAACGACGAAAGGATCCCAGGCACGGTTCGGCCCAAATCTCGAATAAAGAAAGAGGCGACCGTCCCGGACTGGAATTCTCCCAAATCGAGCGGCGAGGAAACCCTATATCGAACAGCAGAGGGACGCGAAGAAATCGGTCGTGGTGGGTAGATCCGAAGCCGGGAATCGGTTGGAGATGTGGGAGGACGAGGGCGGCGACAGGGTTCGGTATAGATTTAGGGTTTCTTGATGGCTGATTTGGGGTTCGGCGACGGAGGAGCGAATGGAAGGGGAAGGGTGGGAAGCAACACCTTTCTTCCGCCAAGGAAGGGGGGGCGAAAAAGGAAACCGCGTGCGAAGGATCGGACCGGAGGGAAGTATATATAGACAGAGGGCGGCGAGCACCGCCTAATCCACACACAGTGGTTGGGTCGGCTGAGGGCTAATTGGACCCATCGAGCCTCGTATTCCTATTTGGGCTTCGAGATAAGCCGAGTCGAAGATTTCATTAGGGATTGGCACTGCAGTTGGCTAAGCTAATGTAGTGAACATGCATGGTTGATGGGAGAACATTGTTTTGTGGTCAAAACCATGTCTGAGAGAGCACACGATTCAGCATCTCATAACAGATGAGAGACGGGGATGAAGAAAGCAGGAGGACGATTACAATGCACTCGCTATGTTGGGGATGtcatctcttcctcctctccgcgGAGAAGGCGGCTCAGAGACTGCTGCAGTCCCAGATTTGTGACCTTCTTCCACACCCTCAGTCTCAGCAGCTCCCGTGCTGCTGGGATCAATCCTGGCCCCTCCAACACGGCATTCCTCTCGTACTCCAAGACCCATGTGTTGGCATCCAGATGCAGTGCGGCTGATCTCCATTTCTCGTACCTccatgagctgctgttgcttgttctcatggtggaTAGCAGCTTACCATCGTCTGGCCACTGATCATAGGCTCACATCAATTTAGTAGACGCGAAGGTTGAGGACGTGAAGAAAGGCCTAAGAAGATGAGACTCGGTACCTCTGTGATCTTGCCCGAAAGAATGGTTATCGATCGAGGAGAAGCTCCGGATGCGAGTAGACCTGTAGTCCTCAGGGGACTTCCCCAAACGCTCACTTTCTCTGCCATCGATTTGTAGATCACACACCTCCACTGGAACAGGAAGTGGCCGCCCTGCAACTAAAATTCGAATGGGTAGAAGATGAGGATTTCTTGCTACGGCGTCCGGATGAGAAGAAGAGATTCGAGAGAGAAAAGATGCGAACTTGATTCATTTCCCAATAAGAATCGGTGGAGCTGCAATTTGAAACCCTCCCGCCGACCAGATTCTCCACCTGCTGCTGCAAAAGCTCCAATCTTCCCTTCAGATCATGCCCAAGAACTCGAGATTTCTCGCCTGCCTGCGCCACCGCCTCTGGCGTCATCTTAGGGCTGAAACTTTTCAAAACCACCGCCGAGAAGCCGGAATCCGCCGCCCACAGCGAGAACAAGCCCACGAGAAACCTAATTACCGGATATCCAAGGCTCCGAGATCTCTGCTTCTTGACGGTCACTCTCTTCTCCGCCGGCCTAGATCTCGGCGAGGGCCGAATGGGCGGGGTTGGGGGAGGGGTTACGGCGAGGGCGGGCCTTGGGAGCGGAGGAGGGCTGTCGGTGAGGAACGGCACCGGTGACGCCGCCGCCCTCGCCTTGGGCTTTGACGACAGGGAGGGGACGAGGTCGCGGGTGGCGTGGATGCTGGCGAGGCAGATGTCGCAGTGGCAATTGGTGTCCTTTCGGCACCCGGGGAAGTAGCAGCTGTCGCCGCCGCCACGGGCCTCCGAGCGATCTCCGGAGGCGGCGGAGGAAGACCGGGTTCTCGACGACGCGGTGGTCGGGGTGAGCGCCACCACAGTCTTCATCATTCCTCTCTCCCTTTTCCCCGACTCGTCGATTTCGGATGGATTTCTCCTTTTATTGGAgttgagagggggaggagaaaggGTGTCAATgttcaaaatttaaattttctaacGGCTATATAGCATGAAGTTGAAATTATTTAGAAGATATTTTTTCCCAAAGATTAAAAGCTAATATTACTTCAAAATAAGTCTACATAAATCCCCCCTAAGAAAAAATACAGCAGCGTAATTAGTgggtttttttagaaaatatttatattttaaatatttttcaatcaatattcttattgtttttgaattttttaaacagtatttataatttaaaaaatattcaaaccACCCCTTCAAAATTTGTCtgtttgttataattttttatctGTCTTTTtgtataaatctaaaaatatgatattataataatcTATAAACAATGATAATCAATGTGACACtcatttataatgttttcaatACATCAACAAAATATCATAAACATCATTGAAAAATACTGTAGACAagctaaataaaaatattgaagCACTTAAAAACtagtaaaaaatatatgaaaaaacatTTGAGAggtgtttttaatatttttacgtTAGGTATattgtttgagaaaaaaatactcaaaatataacTATTTTCTATGGAAATCATCCGAGTGATATTGAAAATATTAAAgctagaaaaaaaagaaaaaaaatatttgtttatatatacaaatatagaaTATTATGGTATCCACTCGATGGACATGTCGATCGCCATAGCGGACTTAGCATGACGGTTTGAAGATAGCATATTATGACATCCACTCCGCAAAAACGTCGATTGCCACGATGGAACTAGCACAGCATTCCGAAGCAATGTGGTGCACCGAGCCAACTCGATACCTCGTATCTGAATGAGGCAACCGCTTGCCATCCACGTCGCTAGTACACTATATGCGACAAAGCCTCATCCTGTGCTACTCCATATGCGCGGAGTAACGCCGAATGAATTAGGGCTGGACATATAAGACTACGCCCACATCCCAGCATATGAGCTAACCACTTATGGTGATGACGACCTTTAAACACCTGTGTACGAAGACATCGATGATTATTAACAACTACGTACATCAACACACGACAACATGTATTAAAGCCACCCTAAGAATAGCGCTAAGGGTTGGATCTCACACACATGCAAACTCTAACTCTTCCATCTCTAACTCTTGTTAACTTAAGTATCAAAGGGATCGAGTCAAGAATCCATCTCTCAACTCCGACTTATGTGCAAGTACTCGACGGGAGAATAAGGCCTATGCTCTCTCAATCAAACCTCGGGTTAATACGCTCTAGCTCAGAGATCGTGCACACTTGAGACAAGTGAAGCCCTGAGACAAAGATGCAAAATATATACAAAAACTTCAATTTTCTCTTTCCGTACAAATACACAAACTCCGCGCCTCATAG comes from Musa acuminata AAA Group cultivar baxijiao chromosome BXJ3-3, Cavendish_Baxijiao_AAA, whole genome shotgun sequence and encodes:
- the LOC103979774 gene encoding E3 ubiquitin ligase PQT3-like: MAVYYKFKSAKDYDSIPIEGQFISLANLKERIFEIKLFGKGTDFDLMISNAQNNEEYVDEGAMIPKNTSVLIRRVPGRPRKPIVTGIDETKVVEDKVEDLPPSSSMLVGDSSTTKYPEEYEWDEFGNDLYAVPEVNPAQASNPVLDVSPANMVDEDSKIKALIDTPALDWNRQTQEGYGSGRGFGRGSGSRMMGGRGFGRGMLERKTPPAGYVCHRCKVPGHFIQHCPTNGDPNYDIKRVKPPTGIPKSMLMATPDGSYALPSGAAAVLKPNEAAFEKEIEGLPTTRPVSDLPPELRCPLCKEVMKDAVLTSKCCFRSFCDKCIRDYIITKLMCICGATNILADDLLPNKTLRETISRILESTTSSTENAGSLVQVQDMESARPLQPKVPSPTYSVASKDEPMQHTVEQSSHMKEGEVASEVKATNNDMNSSDKKAIINTPASEDVPESLSMKGPKSFESAPVPEDAQEKQLAGEQGKKKKKKKARLPGTAADMQWRSYQDLGAENYGMPLPPPGYNPHWSGGMPMGVDGYMVPFGGAMPFMGYTPGPFDIPYGGGIFPQDPFVAQGFMMPAVPRDLSELNMGSMGMNQNQGPSGMSRDDYGARKAADLRRKREMERLRERERAQSKDRDARRESSSMNDASSSSMRPKPTATSQSDRSDRHRERDRSEKTASVDRHGPPRDPPRHSPPRPRQRKAADHDEPLSDAERKHKASVFSRISFPGPGEGASKKKKPSSSELPPRNGLKEPTSHKTGPEGHRDEPKGGKSSSTSTRKGGSGYDHESSGEEYHFKRRPSSSSRREAAKADREEVAPRPSKRSREREPHERGGRERAHGHERPASRRR
- the LOC135633709 gene encoding uncharacterized protein LOC135633709; translated protein: MMKTVVALTPTTASSRTRSSSAASGDRSEARGGGDSCYFPGCRKDTNCHCDICLASIHATRDLVPSLSSKPKARAAASPVPFLTDSPPPLPRPALAVTPPPTPPIRPSPRSRPAEKRVTVKKQRSRSLGYPVIRFLVGLFSLWAADSGFSAVVLKSFSPKMTPEAVAQAGEKSRVLGHDLKGRLELLQQQVENLVGGRVSNCSSTDSYWEMNQLQGGHFLFQWRCVIYKSMAEKVSVWGSPLRTTGLLASGASPRSITILSGKITEWPDDGKLLSTMRTSNSSSWRYEKWRSAALHLDANTWVLEYERNAVLEGPGLIPAARELLRLRVWKKVTNLGLQQSLSRLLRGEEEEMTSPT